One genomic region from Candidatus Woesearchaeota archaeon encodes:
- the ahaC gene encoding ATP synthase A1 subunit C: MFKEHYPESIHVSFYPYTYVRVMAMKGKLYRKQDYDKLLKMQGSDIAAYLENSDYKEDILALGKTYSGYTLVERGLYSNLIRNMQKLLRICSPEMNYLLRAYLFRHDIYNLKTILRGKAAGQKHADVEALLLPLGTFSDKKLSQLLSSESMSSVLIKAGFTDRESADSLAYYEKEKSLLALENFLDKSYYTFLFSFLTKLAGEHQLFKELLQAEIDVLNVKLLLRLKKQGLGQQEITSFFFSGGALFSISKLHALAVKDFAGIIQAFSQTSLRSLVSFHQAALNQQDLKGFEKSLDVWHLQKATLLLHQFPLSVDTLLGYMFAKEIEMRNLRVLVKGKQFGLTEQFLEEQLVLDKK, encoded by the coding sequence ATGTTTAAAGAACACTACCCCGAAAGCATTCACGTTTCCTTTTATCCATACACCTACGTTCGTGTGATGGCAATGAAAGGAAAGCTCTATCGAAAACAAGATTATGATAAATTGCTTAAGATGCAAGGAAGCGATATCGCCGCATATTTGGAAAATTCTGATTACAAAGAAGACATTCTCGCATTGGGTAAGACTTATTCAGGGTATACCCTTGTTGAGCGGGGGTTGTATTCAAACCTTATTCGCAATATGCAGAAACTTTTACGCATCTGCAGTCCAGAGATGAATTATCTTCTTCGCGCGTATCTTTTCCGTCATGACATTTACAATTTGAAAACCATACTTCGCGGCAAAGCTGCAGGACAGAAACATGCGGACGTTGAAGCATTGCTTCTTCCTCTCGGGACATTTTCTGACAAAAAACTTTCTCAGTTGCTTTCTTCTGAAAGTATGTCTTCTGTCTTAATCAAGGCAGGATTTACTGACCGAGAATCTGCTGACTCGCTTGCGTATTATGAAAAAGAAAAGTCTTTGCTCGCGCTTGAGAATTTCCTCGATAAATCGTATTATACATTCCTTTTTAGTTTCCTCACAAAGCTTGCAGGAGAACACCAACTGTTCAAAGAACTTCTTCAGGCAGAAATTGATGTCTTGAATGTTAAACTTTTGCTTCGCCTCAAAAAACAAGGACTTGGACAGCAGGAAATTACTTCCTTCTTTTTTTCAGGAGGAGCACTCTTTTCTATTTCCAAACTTCATGCTCTTGCAGTAAAAGATTTTGCAGGTATTATTCAGGCGTTCTCTCAGACTTCTCTTCGCTCGCTTGTTTCTTTTCATCAGGCTGCACTTAACCAGCAGGATCTCAAAGGTTTTGAAAAAAGTCTTGATGTTTGGCATTTACAGAAAGCAACACTCTTGCTTCATCAATTTCCTTTAAGCGTTGATACACTCCTTGGTTATATGTTTGCCAAAGAAATTGAAATGCGTAATCTTCGTGTGCTCGTCAAAGGAAAACAATTTGGATTAACAGAGCAGTTCCTCGAAGAGCAACTCGTACTCGACAAAAAATAA
- a CDS encoding V-type ATP synthase subunit K translates to MAAEVSIGVGLVSIGAALAFGLSAMASGIAEKSIGTAAVGALAEKEELFGKGLILTVIPETLVIFGLVVAILIMGMAA, encoded by the coding sequence ATGGCAGCAGAAGTAAGTATTGGTGTTGGATTGGTATCTATTGGTGCAGCTCTTGCATTTGGTCTTAGCGCTATGGCAAGCGGTATTGCGGAAAAATCCATTGGAACTGCAGCAGTTGGCGCACTTGCAGAAAAAGAAGAGTTATTTGGAAAAGGATTAATCCTTACTGTTATTCCAGAAACGCTCGTTATCTTTGGCCTTGTTGTTGCAATTCTCATCATGGGAATGGCAGCATAA
- a CDS encoding PhoU domain-containing protein, protein MDIRNVQKTGNMHYVYLPTSWCRKHKLSSKSKVSTAVNEDGTLTLSPELQEGKKKELTFRVKEDNLDVLHKLIIASYLTPASGFTIYLDKQIDYTKLLQQKKLISLELVELNKDSITCEGSVVIEELGSLLKTMLRKIKNMLTVMMKNYNKELVMRYEEEIDRSQLLLDKSIVEAFSFHHSSQLRTIELYYISHMSKELERLVDILSVMDPVDVSFLKLILDVVDVLKDVLGNVGDASFTLSVQAAITFIKKVDTIETVKVKDISTYEKKRAKELLTSVSEVLVDWALFYELEKQEAKS, encoded by the coding sequence ATGGATATACGAAATGTACAGAAAACAGGGAATATGCATTATGTGTACCTCCCGACGTCCTGGTGCAGAAAACATAAACTGAGCTCGAAAAGCAAGGTTTCTACTGCTGTCAATGAAGATGGCACCCTCACGCTTTCTCCTGAACTTCAGGAAGGGAAGAAAAAAGAACTTACCTTTCGTGTCAAAGAAGACAATCTTGATGTTTTGCACAAGCTTATTATCGCAAGCTATCTCACTCCTGCGTCTGGCTTTACTATCTATCTTGATAAACAAATAGATTATACAAAGCTTTTACAGCAGAAAAAATTGATCAGTCTTGAACTTGTGGAACTCAATAAAGATTCTATCACTTGTGAAGGTTCTGTTGTGATTGAAGAATTAGGCTCGCTTCTCAAAACCATGCTTCGCAAGATCAAAAACATGCTTACTGTCATGATGAAAAATTATAACAAGGAGCTTGTTATGCGCTATGAGGAGGAAATCGACAGAAGCCAGCTTCTCCTCGATAAATCTATCGTTGAAGCATTTAGCTTTCATCATTCTTCTCAACTTCGGACGATTGAGTTGTATTATATTTCCCATATGTCCAAAGAGCTTGAACGGCTTGTTGATATTTTGAGTGTCATGGATCCTGTTGATGTTTCCTTCCTGAAATTAATCTTAGATGTTGTCGATGTTCTCAAAGACGTTCTTGGCAATGTCGGAGATGCTTCTTTTACTCTTAGTGTTCAGGCAGCAATCACCTTCATTAAAAAAGTCGATACCATCGAAACAGTCAAAGTCAAAGATATCAGCACTTATGAAAAAAAGCGCGCAAAAGAACTCCTTACGTCAGTCTCTGAAGTACTGGTGGATTGGGCGCTCTTTTATGAACTTGAAAAACAGGAGGCGAAGTCGTAA
- a CDS encoding methyltransferase domain-containing protein gives MKDKILVDPEGIKYLFKGNDLHTKDGFVSKDAIIKAKAGAQLKTNKDTTLTVLEASFLDKYWKIKRNAQIIPLKDLGFIAAEVGVGNDWTIVEAGGGSGGATGFFAHLCTNGQIYTYEIREDYIKIVEENLAFLGLKNAALKKKSIYDGIEEKNVDMVLLDLPEPWLAVDHALAALKYGGYLVSYSPCVPQVMDFVDKVRNTPGFLYLKTCEIAETEWDVLGRKVRPKSQSIGHSGFLTFVRKI, from the coding sequence ATGAAAGACAAAATACTCGTAGACCCAGAAGGAATAAAATATCTCTTCAAAGGCAATGATCTCCATACAAAAGATGGCTTTGTCAGCAAAGATGCGATCATAAAAGCAAAAGCAGGAGCGCAGCTCAAGACGAATAAAGACACGACATTAACAGTGCTTGAAGCATCGTTCTTGGACAAATACTGGAAAATTAAGAGAAATGCGCAGATTATCCCGCTGAAAGACCTCGGCTTTATTGCGGCAGAAGTGGGAGTGGGAAATGACTGGACCATTGTCGAAGCAGGCGGGGGAAGCGGCGGCGCGACAGGGTTTTTCGCGCATCTCTGTACCAATGGGCAAATCTATACCTACGAAATACGAGAAGATTATATCAAGATTGTAGAAGAAAATCTCGCGTTTCTTGGACTTAAAAATGCCGCGCTCAAAAAGAAGAGCATCTATGATGGCATTGAAGAAAAGAATGTGGATATGGTCCTCTTAGATCTTCCAGAACCATGGCTTGCTGTGGATCATGCGCTTGCTGCGCTAAAATATGGGGGCTATCTTGTTTCATATAGCCCTTGCGTACCACAAGTGATGGATTTTGTCGATAAAGTGAGAAATACGCCAGGCTTCCTTTATCTGAAGACCTGTGAAATTGCGGAAACAGAATGGGATGTTCTCGGCAGAAAAGTCCGCCCAAAAAGTCAGAGTATTGGACATAGCGGTTTCTTGACGTTTGTAAGAAAAATATGA
- a CDS encoding NUDIX domain-containing protein yields the protein MKPGFDYIGVGCGAFIVNEKNEVLLMKRGSQCKNNCGVWSIPGGALDYNEKFHDGVKREIFEELGIHIEIIDLLCLTDDIMHDEKQHWVTPQYLSKIVGGSLAIKEPTKCEAVQWFALDTLPSPLTLPTQDALAAFLHLSK from the coding sequence ATGAAACCAGGATTTGATTATATTGGCGTTGGCTGCGGCGCATTTATTGTTAATGAAAAGAATGAAGTGCTTCTTATGAAACGTGGTTCTCAATGCAAAAATAATTGCGGTGTTTGGTCTATTCCAGGCGGTGCTCTTGATTACAATGAGAAATTTCATGATGGTGTCAAGCGAGAGATTTTTGAAGAACTTGGTATCCATATTGAAATTATTGATTTGCTCTGCTTGACTGACGATATCATGCATGATGAAAAACAGCATTGGGTTACTCCACAATATCTGAGTAAAATTGTTGGAGGATCGTTAGCGATTAAAGAACCTACTAAATGTGAGGCTGTTCAGTGGTTTGCTTTAGACACCCTTCCTTCTCCCCTCACATTACCAACACAAGACGCTCTTGCAGCATTTCTCCACCTTTCAAAATAA
- a CDS encoding class I SAM-dependent methyltransferase: MVEHYFTPQPQSRLKKTRVTSSYHGQALAFICVSGVFSSEKLDSATLLLLEHVKIQRSWDVLDLGCGIGVLGISIKKAFPSCTVVLTDVNQRALKTAAENARANDTLVEIMESDLFSALADRQFDTIITNPPHHAGRALVYQLIEQAVGHVRSGGFLQLVALHNKGGAMLEKKMKEVFGNVETLVKKGGFRVYCSRKE; the protein is encoded by the coding sequence ATGGTAGAACATTATTTTACTCCCCAACCACAATCTCGGCTGAAAAAAACACGCGTTACTTCTTCCTATCATGGACAGGCGCTTGCATTTATTTGTGTTTCTGGTGTTTTTTCCTCAGAGAAACTGGACAGCGCGACACTCCTTCTTTTAGAACATGTAAAAATACAAAGAAGCTGGGACGTTCTTGACTTAGGATGCGGGATTGGTGTTTTAGGTATTTCCATCAAAAAAGCATTTCCTTCTTGTACTGTTGTTTTAACCGATGTAAATCAACGCGCATTGAAAACTGCCGCGGAGAACGCGCGCGCGAATGATACTCTTGTTGAGATTATGGAAAGTGATTTATTTTCTGCTCTTGCTGATCGACAATTTGACACTATTATTACCAATCCTCCTCATCACGCAGGACGAGCGTTGGTGTATCAGCTCATTGAACAGGCAGTTGGGCACGTGCGTTCTGGTGGTTTTCTGCAGCTTGTCGCACTGCACAATAAAGGAGGCGCAATGCTGGAAAAGAAAATGAAAGAAGTCTTTGGCAATGTGGAGACACTTGTCAAGAAAGGTGGATTTCGCGTGTATTGCAGCAGGAAGGAATAA
- a CDS encoding ABC transporter ATP-binding protein → MIEVKNVWKTYYIGKTRVDALRGISLTINKGEFVAIQGPSGSGKSTCMNIIGCLDMPTKGEVYLDGHDIREFEESELSLLRGKKIGFIFQQFNLIHTLTAEKNIMLPMIFQGTERDIQKERAAELLELVELSDRKEHRPGELSGGQQQRVAIARALANDPEVLIADEPTGNLDSKTGALIIEFLKELNEKGKTIIIVTHDEKVAEQTKRILLIKDGKIIKETKKE, encoded by the coding sequence ATCATTGAAGTAAAAAACGTCTGGAAAACATATTACATCGGAAAAACACGAGTCGATGCGCTGCGAGGAATATCGCTCACGATCAACAAAGGAGAGTTTGTCGCGATTCAAGGCCCTTCAGGATCAGGAAAATCAACGTGCATGAATATCATTGGCTGCCTAGACATGCCAACAAAAGGAGAAGTGTATTTAGATGGACATGACATTAGGGAGTTTGAAGAATCTGAACTCAGCCTCTTAAGAGGAAAAAAGATTGGCTTTATTTTCCAACAGTTTAATCTCATCCACACATTAACAGCAGAAAAAAATATTATGTTGCCGATGATTTTTCAGGGAACAGAAAGAGACATTCAGAAAGAGCGCGCAGCAGAGTTATTGGAGCTTGTAGAACTCAGTGATAGAAAAGAACATCGTCCTGGAGAACTCAGTGGCGGACAACAACAGAGAGTTGCGATTGCAAGAGCGCTTGCAAATGATCCTGAAGTATTAATTGCGGATGAGCCGACAGGAAATCTAGATTCAAAGACAGGTGCCTTGATTATTGAATTTTTGAAAGAATTAAATGAAAAAGGAAAAACAATTATCATTGTCACGCACGATGAAAAAGTCGCAGAGCAGACAAAACGGATTTTATTGATAAAAGACGGAAAAATTATTAAAGAAACAAAAAAGGAGTAA
- a CDS encoding ABC transporter permease — translation MRTEETTLALYQDLIVIAWTNVWKRRLRNGLTVLGIVIAITTIFSLVSIGNGLDQGIRKEFEEIGTNRIYVTSSGSSITSLQGGLTEEDVKTLESMSEFLWVTPYLQEKVTVEYANKKKVLTVWATTTEQLEERWDDINFEIESGRVFVSGEKYSAILGYKTAHEIFDKEIHVNENIIINDKRFKVVGIFAPIGNPEDDSVVELPLDTAQEMFGKGDQVSIIELVVKEGVDLNEAAAKATRALERKRGNDLFEIVTPDQLLQQFSTILKIINVILGAIAGISLIVGGIGIMNSTYTSVLERKKDIGIMKAIGAKNRYILFLFLAEAGFLGFVGGVIGIALGFMIAKMTQFGAAAAGFQMLAVEFNWKIMLFSLLFAVLFGIAAGALPAREAMKKQVVDVLRK, via the coding sequence ATGAGGACAGAAGAAACAACGCTTGCGTTGTATCAAGATTTAATTGTCATTGCATGGACAAATGTCTGGAAACGAAGATTGCGAAATGGACTTACTGTTTTAGGTATTGTCATTGCGATAACGACAATATTCTCATTAGTTTCGATAGGAAATGGATTAGATCAAGGAATACGAAAAGAGTTTGAAGAAATAGGAACAAACAGAATCTATGTCACCTCTTCTGGATCAAGCATTACAAGTTTGCAGGGAGGATTAACAGAAGAAGATGTCAAAACATTGGAAAGTATGAGTGAGTTTCTTTGGGTAACTCCCTATCTGCAGGAAAAAGTCACTGTAGAATACGCGAACAAGAAAAAAGTATTAACAGTATGGGCAACAACAACAGAACAGTTAGAAGAACGCTGGGATGATATTAATTTCGAAATAGAGTCCGGAAGAGTATTTGTCAGCGGAGAAAAGTATAGCGCCATTTTAGGCTATAAAACAGCGCACGAAATATTTGATAAAGAGATTCATGTCAACGAAAATATTATTATCAATGACAAACGATTCAAAGTTGTGGGCATATTTGCACCGATTGGAAACCCTGAAGATGACAGTGTTGTGGAGCTTCCGCTGGATACTGCGCAGGAAATGTTTGGGAAGGGAGATCAAGTCTCGATTATTGAACTCGTCGTAAAAGAAGGCGTTGATCTGAACGAAGCAGCGGCAAAAGCAACAAGGGCATTAGAACGAAAACGAGGAAATGATTTGTTTGAGATAGTAACACCAGACCAATTACTCCAACAATTTTCTACCATCCTTAAAATCATCAATGTGATTCTTGGGGCAATTGCAGGAATCTCATTAATTGTCGGAGGTATTGGCATTATGAACTCCACTTATACTTCTGTTTTAGAGAGGAAAAAAGACATTGGCATCATGAAAGCGATTGGCGCGAAAAATAGGTACATTCTTTTTTTATTCCTCGCAGAAGCGGGGTTTCTTGGATTTGTCGGAGGAGTAATTGGAATCGCGTTGGGATTCATGATTGCGAAGATGACACAGTTTGGTGCTGCTGCTGCGGGATTCCAAATGCTTGCGGTGGAATTTAATTGGAAAATCATGCTCTTTAGTTTACTTTTTGCAGTCCTTTTTGGAATTGCCGCAGGAGCATTGCCTGCGCGAGAAGCGATGAAGAAACAAGTAGTGGATGTGTTGAGGAAATAA
- a CDS encoding ABC transporter permease yields MVTQREYYQYVWNNITERKVRSWLTVLGIIIGIAAIVSLVTLSKGMNTAVQDQFEKMGISSIRVVPGGLHGPPTGSMGFSIGLQEKIENVKGVDYANPVLIDYGTVKSNREEETVMVNSYDTSLSERAFVDTDLQIEEGRFFVPGERGSIIIGYDIAYDLFDKDIGAKNSVLINDQKFKVIGILEESGTDADDRIYMGREDAEVLFNKKDVVNVFVVQTTKGMNAEEVGAKIEQELLKTLEDEQFDVFTPEQLLKQIGAMIGVIQLVLASIASISLVVGAIGIMNSMFTAVLERTQEIGVMKAIGAPNKTIVIFFIIEAGMMGFAGGAIGTLVGTLLSYGVQLGAYVAGYNLFKVTIDVSMIVLTLVLSFVLGAAAGAIPAYRAARMKPIDALRYE; encoded by the coding sequence ATGGTCACACAGCGGGAATATTATCAATATGTTTGGAATAATATTACAGAAAGAAAAGTACGGTCATGGCTGACAGTGCTTGGCATCATCATAGGGATTGCTGCGATTGTCAGTTTAGTGACGTTAAGTAAAGGAATGAATACTGCAGTGCAGGATCAGTTTGAAAAAATGGGAATCTCTTCGATTCGTGTTGTTCCTGGAGGATTACATGGTCCTCCAACAGGATCAATGGGATTTTCTATAGGTTTACAAGAAAAAATTGAAAATGTCAAAGGAGTGGATTATGCAAATCCAGTTCTCATTGATTATGGAACTGTAAAATCAAACAGAGAAGAAGAAACAGTGATGGTGAATAGTTACGATACGTCGCTCAGTGAGCGCGCGTTTGTCGATACAGATTTGCAAATAGAAGAAGGGAGATTTTTTGTTCCAGGAGAGCGAGGCAGCATTATTATTGGTTATGATATTGCGTATGATCTGTTTGACAAAGATATTGGAGCGAAAAATTCTGTGTTAATTAATGACCAGAAATTCAAAGTGATTGGGATTTTAGAAGAATCAGGCACAGACGCGGATGACAGAATCTACATGGGTCGTGAAGACGCAGAAGTATTGTTTAACAAAAAAGATGTTGTCAATGTATTTGTCGTCCAAACCACAAAAGGAATGAACGCTGAAGAAGTTGGAGCGAAAATTGAACAGGAATTGTTGAAAACATTGGAAGATGAGCAGTTTGATGTGTTTACCCCTGAGCAATTATTGAAGCAGATTGGCGCGATGATTGGGGTTATTCAACTTGTGCTTGCGAGTATTGCGTCAATTTCCCTTGTTGTTGGCGCGATTGGCATTATGAACTCGATGTTTACCGCTGTTCTCGAGAGAACACAGGAGATTGGCGTGATGAAAGCGATTGGCGCGCCGAATAAAACGATTGTTATCTTTTTTATTATAGAAGCAGGGATGATGGGGTTTGCGGGAGGCGCTATCGGAACGCTGGTCGGAACCCTGCTGTCGTATGGGGTGCAACTTGGCGCGTATGTCGCAGGCTATAATTTGTTTAAAGTGACGATTGATGTTTCGATGATTGTCTTAACATTGGTGCTTTCGTTTGTGTTAGGCGCAGCAGCTGGCGCGATTCCTGCGTATCGTGCTGCGCGAATGAAACCGATTGATGCGTTGAGATACGAATAA
- a CDS encoding radical SAM protein — MELSKETEQVIQKAEIIYKQNFPLTTCFERAIFFSWWCGINDCGFCYMSALPKDKVSKEESIRHEASILAEVWLCKKVGWQIGFFTGGINAFSGDKVLDMLKKINKIYGKVWLSVGPLAKTQLEKYAPYVEGIVGSLETVNEEIHKKACPSKPLAPYFRMFDAAQELKLKTAMTFIIGLGETKKDLATIREVIERYHISKIHIYGLIPHEGTMYANAQPPTADEQAWWIAQIRIAYPTLDIQCGIWSDRTERISVLLRAGANSISKFQAIKLFATKPAQDIEAQAKIGGREFLGSLTKLPEININEIDDFGFDEELTKNIKKKAEQYLKLMRRNVEHPERTQLIQIHE; from the coding sequence ATGGAACTCAGTAAAGAAACAGAGCAAGTAATACAAAAAGCAGAAATAATCTACAAGCAAAACTTCCCATTAACAACCTGCTTCGAAAGAGCGATCTTCTTCAGTTGGTGGTGCGGAATCAATGATTGTGGGTTCTGCTACATGTCCGCGTTGCCAAAAGATAAAGTAAGCAAAGAGGAATCCATCAGACACGAAGCAAGTATTCTCGCAGAAGTCTGGTTGTGCAAAAAAGTAGGATGGCAAATTGGCTTTTTTACAGGAGGCATTAACGCGTTTTCAGGAGATAAAGTTCTCGATATGTTAAAAAAGATCAACAAAATCTACGGAAAAGTATGGCTTAGTGTTGGTCCGTTGGCAAAAACGCAATTAGAAAAATATGCGCCGTATGTTGAAGGAATAGTTGGATCGCTGGAAACAGTGAATGAAGAGATACATAAAAAAGCATGTCCTTCTAAACCTCTTGCTCCATATTTTCGTATGTTTGATGCAGCACAGGAACTCAAACTAAAAACAGCAATGACGTTTATCATTGGGTTAGGAGAGACAAAAAAAGATCTTGCAACAATAAGAGAAGTCATAGAACGATATCATATTTCTAAGATTCATATCTATGGACTTATTCCGCATGAAGGAACAATGTATGCGAATGCACAACCTCCAACTGCTGATGAACAAGCATGGTGGATTGCACAAATACGCATTGCATATCCAACACTCGATATTCAGTGCGGCATTTGGAGTGATCGTACAGAGAGAATTTCAGTACTGCTTCGCGCAGGAGCAAATAGCATCTCCAAATTTCAAGCGATTAAACTATTCGCGACAAAACCTGCGCAGGACATTGAAGCGCAGGCGAAGATTGGAGGAAGAGAGTTTCTTGGTTCCCTCACCAAACTTCCAGAAATCAACATCAACGAAATCGATGATTTTGGATTTGACGAAGAATTAACAAAGAACATTAAGAAAAAAGCAGAACAATATCTCAAACTCATGAGACGAAATGTCGAGCATCCAGAGAGAACGCAGTTGATTCAAATTCATGAATGA
- the glpK gene encoding glycerol kinase GlpK codes for MSYILSIDAGTTGVTVLLINKQIEVIAKAYAELQQYYPQPGWVEHDPEELILKTKQLIRKITEPISPKEIAAIGITNQRETVVVWDKKTGKPVHPAIVWQCRRTTERCHALKTEGYEKIIKEKTGLVCDPYFSATKIEWILNHVGGNIEDLLCGTIDSWLVWNLTREKVHVTDMSNASRTMLFNIHTKQWDEELLRLFSVDKTLLPVVKESSEIYGHMEIDGLQIPFAGIAGDQQAALFGQCCFSSGQLKNTYGTGCFLLLNTGEKAVLSQNLLTTIAWTINQKTSYALEGSVFIAGAAVQWLRDGLKIITSAEETAVLADSLKENDGVYFVPALSGLGCPYWDPDARGMLIGLTRGTTPAHIVRATLESIAYQTKDIVETMQKEAGISVVTLKADGGAAANSFLLQFQADILDAQVVVPKNRETTALGAAFLAGLAVGFWKDQNEIQQYWQQEKEFVSTMPFEKREKLYNKWKDAVGRSKKWNTHS; via the coding sequence ATGTCTTATATTCTTTCTATCGATGCTGGTACGACGGGAGTAACAGTACTCCTCATCAATAAGCAAATAGAAGTAATTGCAAAAGCGTACGCGGAATTACAGCAATATTATCCACAGCCTGGTTGGGTAGAACATGATCCTGAAGAGCTTATTCTTAAAACGAAGCAATTGATAAGAAAAATAACTGAACCTATTTCTCCAAAAGAGATTGCTGCTATCGGCATTACGAATCAACGAGAGACTGTTGTTGTTTGGGATAAGAAGACTGGAAAGCCAGTTCATCCGGCAATTGTTTGGCAATGTCGGAGAACAACAGAGCGTTGCCATGCATTGAAGACAGAAGGATATGAAAAAATAATCAAAGAAAAAACAGGGCTTGTGTGTGATCCATACTTTAGCGCAACGAAGATAGAATGGATCTTGAACCATGTTGGCGGAAATATAGAAGATCTTCTCTGCGGGACAATAGATAGTTGGCTTGTCTGGAATTTGACTCGAGAAAAAGTACATGTTACCGATATGAGCAACGCGTCACGAACAATGCTCTTTAATATTCACACAAAACAATGGGATGAGGAATTATTGCGGCTTTTTTCTGTTGATAAAACACTGCTCCCTGTCGTGAAGGAATCATCTGAAATTTATGGACACATGGAAATAGATGGTTTACAAATTCCTTTTGCAGGGATTGCAGGTGACCAACAAGCAGCATTGTTTGGGCAATGTTGTTTTTCTTCTGGACAGCTCAAAAATACCTACGGCACTGGTTGTTTTCTTCTATTAAATACTGGAGAGAAAGCTGTTCTTTCTCAAAATCTTCTAACCACTATTGCATGGACTATTAATCAGAAAACATCTTATGCTCTTGAAGGAAGTGTCTTTATCGCAGGCGCCGCTGTGCAATGGCTGCGGGATGGATTAAAGATTATTACCTCTGCTGAAGAGACCGCAGTGCTTGCGGATTCTTTGAAAGAGAATGATGGAGTTTATTTTGTTCCTGCACTGAGCGGGCTTGGCTGTCCGTATTGGGATCCAGACGCGCGAGGAATGCTTATTGGTTTGACTCGCGGCACTACTCCTGCGCATATAGTACGGGCAACACTCGAAAGCATCGCGTATCAAACAAAAGATATTGTGGAAACAATGCAAAAAGAAGCAGGGATTTCTGTTGTTACTTTGAAAGCAGATGGCGGCGCTGCTGCGAACTCTTTTTTATTACAATTTCAAGCAGATATACTTGATGCACAGGTTGTTGTTCCTAAAAATAGAGAGACTACTGCGCTTGGCGCTGCGTTTTTAGCGGGACTTGCTGTTGGATTTTGGAAGGATCAGAATGAAATACAACAATATTGGCAACAAGAGAAAGAATTTGTTTCTACGATGCCTTTCGAGAAAAGAGAGAAGTTGTACAACAAATGGAAAGATGCAGTTGGAAGAAGTAAGAAATGGAATACTCATTCATGA
- a CDS encoding DUF1461 domain-containing protein, with amino-acid sequence MEYLSRSNRVLLSLAVVALTLFLFLSSFYLFLYNPRFYDNQYVHNGVYDELGYEQTWEMTRLLWAYMKDGAALSSQYYSERDILHMVDVRNILLFVEALYFAVSLTFILLVFYFFTFVKKDFKFFLYDLFFSTCMFCFLILVFFVFLSFFFTDSFTIFHRFAFTNDSWLMDPATDQLIHLFPEQFFLTFFLSILGVTLLFLVVLFGLSLYIKKRYL; translated from the coding sequence ATGGAGTATCTGAGTCGTTCGAATCGCGTTCTTTTGTCCCTTGCTGTTGTTGCGCTGACGTTGTTTTTGTTTTTGTCTAGTTTTTACCTATTTCTCTATAATCCTCGGTTTTATGATAATCAGTATGTTCACAATGGTGTTTATGATGAACTTGGTTATGAACAGACATGGGAAATGACGCGGCTTCTTTGGGCATACATGAAAGATGGCGCAGCGCTTTCCTCCCAGTATTATTCAGAACGGGATATTCTGCACATGGTGGATGTTCGAAACATTCTTTTGTTTGTCGAAGCGCTGTATTTTGCAGTGTCGCTTACTTTTATTTTGCTGGTGTTTTATTTTTTTACGTTTGTTAAGAAGGATTTCAAATTCTTTCTCTATGATCTCTTCTTTTCTACGTGCATGTTCTGTTTTTTGATTCTTGTGTTCTTTGTCTTCCTTTCTTTCTTCTTTACAGACTCTTTTACGATCTTTCATCGATTTGCTTTTACCAATGATTCTTGGCTCATGGATCCTGCAACTGATCAACTTATTCATTTATTTCCGGAACAATTCTTTTTGACATTCTTCTTGTCTATTTTGGGTGTTACTCTGTTGTTTCTTGTTGTGTTGTTTGGGCTGAGTCTGTATATTAAGAAACGGTATCTTTAG